The Paraburkholderia sp. ZP32-5 genome includes a window with the following:
- a CDS encoding LysR family transcriptional regulator, whose amino-acid sequence MDRFEAMSMLVTVSDAGSLTAASRALKVPLTTLSRKISDLEALLGTKLLMRTTRKLTLTDAGVTYVEAARRILEQVEDAEREVTGELTAPKGDLVITAPILFGRLHVLPVIADFLALFPEINVRLVMTDRNIDLLDAHIDMAVRIGKLPDSSMVATQVGLLRTVVCASPSLVARYGVPQMPDDLLTLPCVTFDTPLPSPGWRFKAPGSTTTFELPVVPRLSVTTAEAAAQAAIRGVGATRLLHYQVFDALEAGALRIVLAEFEPEMAPVHLVHASRGQMPLKMRRFLDFAAPRLREMLVKVGACAGRP is encoded by the coding sequence GTGGATCGTTTCGAAGCCATGTCGATGCTGGTGACGGTGAGCGACGCGGGAAGCCTGACAGCCGCAAGCCGTGCTTTAAAGGTGCCGCTGACGACGCTGAGCCGAAAAATCTCGGACCTCGAAGCGCTGCTGGGCACGAAGCTGCTGATGCGAACGACGCGCAAGCTCACGCTGACGGACGCCGGCGTGACCTACGTCGAGGCGGCGCGCCGCATCCTCGAACAGGTCGAAGACGCGGAAAGGGAAGTGACCGGCGAGTTGACCGCGCCGAAAGGGGACCTGGTTATCACCGCGCCGATCCTGTTCGGCCGGCTACATGTGCTACCCGTGATCGCCGACTTTCTGGCGCTGTTCCCGGAAATCAACGTTCGCCTCGTGATGACCGATCGCAATATCGATCTGCTCGATGCTCACATCGATATGGCCGTGCGGATCGGCAAATTGCCCGACAGTTCGATGGTGGCGACCCAGGTCGGTCTGCTGCGCACGGTGGTTTGCGCGAGCCCTTCGCTCGTGGCCAGGTATGGCGTGCCGCAAATGCCCGACGATCTGCTGACACTCCCGTGCGTCACGTTCGACACGCCGTTGCCCTCTCCCGGCTGGCGTTTCAAGGCACCCGGATCGACGACGACGTTCGAGCTTCCGGTGGTGCCGCGTTTATCGGTGACGACGGCGGAGGCCGCGGCGCAGGCGGCGATCCGCGGTGTCGGCGCTACACGGTTGCTTCACTACCAGGTCTTCGATGCGCTGGAGGCCGGCGCGCTGCGTATCGTGCTCGCCGAGTTCGAGCCGGAGATGGCGCCGGTGCATCTCGTCCATGCGTCGCGCGGGCAGATGCCGCTGAAGATGCGCCGATTTCTGGATTTCGCCGCGCCGCGCTTGCGCGAGATGCTGGTGAAGGTTGGGGCTTGTGCCGGTCGGCCGTAG
- a CDS encoding carboxymuconolactone decarboxylase family protein — MSRLSIPAVDAAPEGSKATLDAVHKQLGVVPNLFRLIGNSPVALTAYTGFHGALSGTFDAKTRERIALAVAQVNGCDYCLSAHTYLGLNLAKIDAEEIALNRKGASGDPKANAAVQFAARVAKERGHVSDADLKAVRDAGFTDAQIVEIVSLVAENSFTNYLNEVAKTEIDFPVVRAADAA; from the coding sequence ATGTCCCGTCTTTCGATTCCTGCCGTCGATGCCGCCCCGGAAGGCTCCAAGGCCACGCTCGATGCCGTCCACAAGCAGTTGGGCGTCGTCCCCAACCTGTTTCGCCTGATCGGCAATAGCCCTGTCGCGCTTACCGCCTATACGGGATTTCATGGCGCGCTCTCCGGGACCTTCGACGCGAAGACCCGCGAGCGGATCGCGCTGGCCGTCGCGCAGGTCAACGGTTGCGACTATTGCCTGTCGGCGCACACTTATCTGGGCCTGAATCTCGCGAAGATCGACGCGGAAGAAATCGCGTTGAACCGCAAAGGCGCTTCGGGGGATCCCAAGGCGAACGCCGCCGTCCAGTTCGCCGCAAGGGTGGCGAAAGAGCGCGGCCACGTTAGCGATGCCGATCTCAAGGCGGTCCGCGACGCAGGCTTCACGGACGCGCAGATCGTGGAAATTGTCAGCCTCGTCGCGGAAAACAGTTTCACGAACTACCTGAACGAAGTCGCGAAGACGGAAATCGACTTCCCTGTCGTGCGCGCGGCCGACGCCGCGTAA
- the fliK gene encoding flagellar hook-length control protein FliK, which produces MNGIDSALASVLSSRIDSLLSIAPGSATTAQTGAAGVGTAPAPATPNTTPAPPPASAQTALSAVALTLDAIARSGGEATPAVLGQAPIWAAAPALDVAVAGAPQPDAAANANSAANSTTNTTANAGAAANATATTAAASVAAAELPVAALAAALEQTVSDSGLFYESHLAAWLVGQRPLDTLSDEAQNRLIAGAQVPPDWVDPDDGANAQGSGAWSGSAGSASDGMPGAMPRGMQGGAANGPQGGAPNAAADGNPTHSMASILTAQAARLVAGEVLANSLSDLSGQPTHAGLHSGASPTADTGSSQNAQSMAAAVHPATVPLVRQQLDLLATGQFRWTGEAWPGARLDWTIEQDGDEWDRSGGGLASEDGQPWRTRLTLSLPTLGTVDAELTLTGMQLIVRVQANPDGAARLASQGDSFRQRLAAAGIELQGLTIREIGGGAPGTGAAGATGTQAASAYARSAAAAAAGSGAAAAGRSAGRGTANARGAAARPREDFDWDI; this is translated from the coding sequence ATGAACGGAATCGATTCGGCCCTCGCTTCGGTGCTTTCGAGCCGGATCGACAGTCTGCTCAGCATTGCGCCGGGCAGCGCGACCACGGCGCAGACCGGGGCGGCCGGCGTCGGGACCGCGCCGGCTCCCGCAACACCCAACACCACACCGGCGCCCCCGCCCGCGTCCGCGCAGACCGCGTTGTCGGCGGTCGCGCTGACGCTCGACGCGATCGCGCGCTCGGGCGGCGAAGCGACGCCGGCCGTGCTCGGCCAGGCGCCGATCTGGGCCGCCGCGCCGGCACTCGATGTCGCCGTGGCCGGCGCGCCGCAGCCCGATGCGGCTGCCAATGCCAATAGCGCCGCAAATTCCACCACTAATACGACCGCCAACGCCGGCGCTGCCGCGAATGCGACCGCGACGACCGCTGCCGCCAGCGTGGCCGCCGCCGAGCTGCCGGTCGCCGCGCTCGCGGCCGCGCTCGAACAGACGGTCAGCGACAGCGGCCTGTTCTACGAGTCGCATCTCGCGGCATGGCTTGTCGGTCAGCGCCCGCTGGACACGCTCTCGGACGAGGCGCAGAACCGCCTGATCGCGGGCGCGCAAGTGCCGCCCGACTGGGTCGACCCGGACGACGGCGCGAACGCGCAGGGCAGCGGCGCGTGGTCCGGCTCGGCGGGCAGCGCGTCCGACGGGATGCCCGGCGCGATGCCCCGCGGCATGCAAGGCGGCGCCGCGAATGGCCCGCAAGGCGGCGCGCCAAACGCCGCGGCCGACGGCAACCCGACGCACTCGATGGCATCGATCCTGACCGCGCAAGCCGCGCGTCTGGTCGCCGGCGAAGTGTTGGCGAATTCTTTATCCGATCTGAGCGGGCAGCCCACGCACGCGGGGCTGCACAGTGGCGCGTCGCCGACGGCCGATACCGGCTCGTCGCAGAATGCGCAATCGATGGCGGCGGCGGTCCATCCGGCGACGGTGCCGCTGGTGCGGCAGCAGCTCGACCTGCTCGCGACGGGCCAGTTTCGCTGGACCGGCGAAGCGTGGCCGGGCGCGCGGCTCGACTGGACCATCGAGCAGGACGGCGACGAATGGGATCGCAGCGGCGGCGGTCTGGCGAGCGAGGACGGTCAGCCGTGGCGCACGCGCTTGACGCTGTCGCTGCCGACGCTCGGCACCGTCGACGCCGAACTGACGCTGACCGGCATGCAACTGATCGTGCGCGTGCAGGCGAACCCCGACGGCGCGGCGCGGCTCGCGAGCCAGGGCGACAGCTTCCGTCAGCGCCTCGCGGCGGCGGGTATCGAGTTGCAGGGGCTGACGATTCGCGAGATCGGCGGCGGCGCGCCGGGTACCGGCGCGGCTGGCGCGACGGGCACGCAGGCGGCGTCCGCGTATGCGCGCTCGGCTGCCGCGGCAGCGGCCGGATCGGGGGCTGCGGCTGCGGGCCGCTCCGCCGGCCGTGGCACGGCGAACGCGCGCGGCGCGGCGGCGCGGCCGCGCGAAGATTTCGACTGGGACATCTGA
- a CDS encoding LysR family transcriptional regulator codes for MELRALRYFVEVVRQQSFTVAAEQMFVTQPTISKMVKSLEDEIGSPLLLRDGRQMVLTDAGRIVYQRGQDVLAAHARLQAELNDLDTLGRGELTIGIPPMGGALFTPAIAAFRQRYPKIELKLFEQGSRAIEAALINGELELGGVLQPVDPADIDVLPISRHLLWLVARTGSRWDALREVPLAQLANEPFVFYGESLALNDVVLNACREAGFAPAIVGRSGHWDFMAALVLAGVGIALLPAPYCRRLDPAKFTCLPVVEPEISWEMAIGWRRNGYLSHAARAWLDVARETLPTQTSDDFMLGPGIGLNGIAEPGGAQTHTSSDG; via the coding sequence ATGGAACTCCGAGCACTGCGTTATTTCGTCGAAGTGGTCCGGCAACAGAGCTTCACCGTCGCCGCCGAGCAGATGTTCGTCACGCAGCCGACCATCAGCAAGATGGTCAAGTCGCTCGAAGACGAAATCGGCTCGCCGCTGCTGTTGCGCGACGGCCGGCAGATGGTGCTCACCGACGCCGGCCGGATCGTCTATCAGCGCGGCCAGGATGTGCTTGCCGCGCACGCGCGGTTGCAGGCCGAACTGAACGATCTCGACACGCTCGGGCGCGGCGAACTGACGATCGGCATCCCGCCGATGGGCGGCGCGTTGTTCACGCCTGCGATCGCAGCATTCCGCCAACGCTATCCGAAGATCGAGCTGAAACTGTTCGAGCAGGGTTCACGCGCGATCGAAGCCGCGCTGATCAACGGCGAGCTGGAACTCGGTGGCGTGCTGCAACCGGTCGATCCGGCGGATATCGACGTGCTGCCGATCAGCCGCCACTTGTTGTGGCTGGTCGCGCGCACCGGTTCGCGCTGGGACGCGTTGCGCGAAGTGCCGCTCGCGCAGCTCGCGAACGAGCCGTTCGTGTTCTATGGCGAAAGTCTCGCGCTGAACGATGTGGTGCTGAATGCGTGCCGGGAGGCGGGTTTCGCGCCGGCGATCGTCGGGCGCAGCGGGCATTGGGATTTCATGGCGGCGCTGGTGCTGGCCGGGGTCGGCATCGCGCTGTTGCCCGCGCCCTATTGCCGCCGGCTCGATCCCGCGAAGTTCACCTGCCTGCCGGTCGTCGAGCCGGAGATCTCGTGGGAAATGGCGATCGGCTGGCGCCGCAACGGCTATCTGTCGCATGCGGCGCGCGCGTGGCTCGACGTCGCGCGCGAGACGCTGCCGACCCAGACTAGCGACGATTTCATGCTCGGGCCGGGGATCGGTCTTAATGGGATCGCGGAGCCGGGGGGCGCGCAAACGCACACGTCGTCGGACGGGTGA
- a CDS encoding EscU/YscU/HrcU family type III secretion system export apparatus switch protein, which translates to MSRRNRRSAAALVYDSQGGDAAPRVVAKGYGLLAEMIVQRAKEAGLYVHEAPEMVSLLMQVDLDARIPPQLYQAVAELLAWLHRLESGADVETAHEGSSAAQDVVDVEAVDVRTGGA; encoded by the coding sequence ATGAGCCGCAGGAATCGGCGCAGCGCGGCCGCGCTCGTCTACGACAGCCAGGGTGGCGACGCGGCACCGCGCGTGGTCGCGAAAGGGTACGGGCTGCTCGCCGAGATGATCGTGCAGCGCGCGAAGGAAGCCGGGCTGTATGTGCACGAGGCGCCCGAAATGGTGTCGCTGCTGATGCAGGTCGATCTCGACGCGAGAATTCCGCCGCAGCTTTATCAGGCGGTGGCGGAGTTGCTGGCGTGGCTGCATCGGCTGGAGAGCGGGGCCGATGTTGAGACCGCGCACGAGGGAAGCAGCGCTGCGCAGGATGTGGTCGATGTAGAAGCCGTCGATGTCAGAACGGGCGGTGCGTAA
- a CDS encoding flagellar protein FliT, with amino-acid sequence MTSNAEYFARYEAIAAVSCRMLTAARRALWNDLIALQDEYRHLVEALKEADDGVKLDEAERLRKYALIRQILADDAAIRDLANPRMANLSALFAGRPTRVLKELYGAR; translated from the coding sequence ATGACATCGAACGCAGAATATTTTGCCCGCTACGAGGCGATCGCAGCGGTGTCCTGTCGCATGCTGACGGCGGCGCGCCGCGCGCTGTGGAACGATCTGATCGCGTTGCAGGACGAGTACCGGCATCTGGTCGAAGCGCTGAAGGAAGCCGACGACGGCGTCAAACTCGACGAGGCGGAGCGGCTGCGCAAGTACGCGCTGATCCGCCAGATTCTCGCCGACGACGCCGCGATCCGCGACCTCGCGAATCCGCGCATGGCGAATCTGTCGGCGCTGTTCGCCGGCCGGCCGACGCGCGTGCTGAAGGAGCTGTACGGAGCGCGCTGA
- the fliS gene encoding flagellar export chaperone FliS — translation MFSPGHAGASAYARVGVDTAVTGASPHRLIVLLYQGARQAIAQARMHFQQGNVAERGMAISKAIRIVESGLQSSLNLEVGGEIAGRLNALYSYMTRRMLEANILQSEAMLVEVDGLLATLEEAWVGIAPEVARMAQPAAESQR, via the coding sequence ATGTTTTCCCCGGGACACGCTGGAGCCAGCGCCTACGCGCGCGTCGGTGTCGACACGGCCGTGACGGGCGCGAGTCCGCACCGTCTCATCGTGTTGTTGTACCAGGGCGCGAGGCAGGCGATCGCCCAGGCTCGCATGCATTTCCAGCAAGGCAATGTGGCCGAGCGCGGCATGGCGATCAGCAAGGCGATCCGGATCGTCGAAAGCGGTTTGCAGTCGTCGCTGAACCTGGAGGTCGGCGGCGAAATCGCCGGGCGGCTGAACGCGCTGTACAGCTACATGACGCGCCGGATGCTCGAAGCCAACATTCTGCAAAGCGAAGCAATGCTGGTCGAAGTCGACGGACTGCTCGCCACGCTCGAAGAGGCATGGGTCGGGATTGCCCCGGAGGTCGCGCGGATGGCTCAGCCAGCCGCGGAAAGCCAGAGATGA
- a CDS encoding isovaleryl-CoA dehydrogenase, with amino-acid sequence MEQHGFGQTHEVTNQASPLADYNLFASDTALCAALERDGALWRRDALLQQGAALTTPETLALAELANRHTPELITHSPRGERIDALEFHPAWHELLALLRREGLHALPFSDPQRGAMVARCAGYFLHAQIESGSLCPLTMTFASIPVLQREPALFETLCAQLYSREHDPRDVPLARKRSAMIGMGMTEKQGGSDVRSNQTRAHAIDAGGRGGAYRLIGHKWFFSAPQCDAHLVLARTDAHEGLSCFFVPRFAPDGSKNAVQIQRLKDKLGNRSNASSEVEFLDAYGVLIGDEGRGVPTIIEMANYTRLDCVIGSAALMRAALVQAIHHARHRNAFGRHLAEQPLMRNVLADLALESEAATVLFMRLARAFEESSDAAASPAERAWRRIVTPAAKYWVCKRALEFTGEAMEVWGGNGYVETGPMARFYREAPVNSIWEGSGNVMCLDVLRAMEREPQAAQALFAAWQEVAHAHPALAAALARLAATLSGPAEQREASARRIAQQIVLIAQATLLAQYAPTDVADAFIATRLGDGCGESGRVYGTLPATFDHAAIVERAFPG; translated from the coding sequence ATGGAACAGCACGGCTTCGGACAGACTCACGAGGTGACGAATCAGGCGTCGCCGCTCGCGGACTACAACCTGTTCGCAAGCGACACCGCGTTGTGCGCCGCGCTCGAACGCGATGGCGCGTTGTGGCGCCGCGATGCGCTGCTACAGCAGGGCGCCGCGCTGACGACACCGGAAACGCTCGCACTCGCCGAACTCGCGAACCGTCACACGCCCGAGCTGATCACGCATAGCCCGCGCGGCGAGCGTATCGATGCGCTCGAGTTTCATCCCGCGTGGCACGAACTGCTCGCGCTGCTGCGCCGCGAAGGTCTGCACGCGCTGCCGTTTTCCGATCCACAGCGCGGCGCGATGGTCGCGCGCTGCGCCGGCTATTTTCTGCACGCGCAGATCGAATCCGGCTCGCTGTGTCCGCTGACGATGACCTTCGCGAGCATCCCTGTGTTGCAACGCGAGCCGGCGCTGTTCGAGACGCTGTGCGCCCAGTTGTATTCGCGCGAACACGATCCGCGCGATGTGCCGCTCGCGCGCAAACGCTCAGCGATGATCGGCATGGGCATGACCGAAAAGCAGGGCGGCTCGGACGTGCGCAGCAACCAGACGCGCGCCCACGCGATCGATGCCGGCGGCCGTGGCGGCGCCTACCGGCTCATCGGTCACAAGTGGTTTTTCTCGGCGCCGCAGTGCGACGCGCATCTGGTGCTCGCGCGCACCGATGCGCACGAGGGACTGTCGTGCTTTTTCGTGCCGCGTTTCGCGCCGGACGGCAGCAAGAACGCGGTGCAGATCCAGCGTCTGAAGGACAAGCTCGGCAATCGCTCGAACGCGAGCAGCGAAGTCGAATTTCTCGACGCGTACGGCGTGCTGATCGGCGACGAAGGACGCGGCGTGCCGACCATCATCGAAATGGCGAACTACACGCGGCTCGATTGCGTGATCGGCAGCGCCGCGCTGATGCGCGCGGCGCTCGTGCAGGCGATCCATCACGCGCGGCATCGCAATGCTTTCGGCCGCCATCTCGCCGAGCAGCCGCTGATGCGCAACGTGCTCGCCGATCTCGCGCTCGAATCGGAAGCGGCGACCGTGCTGTTCATGCGGCTCGCGCGCGCATTCGAGGAATCGTCAGACGCGGCCGCTTCGCCCGCCGAGCGCGCGTGGCGGCGCATCGTGACGCCGGCCGCGAAGTACTGGGTGTGCAAGCGCGCACTCGAATTCACCGGCGAGGCGATGGAGGTCTGGGGCGGCAACGGCTACGTCGAAACCGGGCCGATGGCGCGCTTCTATCGCGAAGCGCCGGTCAATTCGATCTGGGAAGGCTCCGGCAATGTGATGTGCCTCGACGTGTTGCGCGCGATGGAACGCGAACCGCAAGCCGCGCAGGCGCTGTTCGCCGCGTGGCAGGAAGTGGCGCACGCGCATCCGGCACTCGCCGCGGCGCTCGCGAGACTTGCGGCGACGTTGAGCGGACCGGCGGAACAACGCGAAGCATCGGCGCGGCGCATCGCGCAGCAGATCGTGCTGATCGCGCAGGCGACGCTGCTCGCGCAATACGCGCCGACTGATGTCGCCGATGCGTTCATCGCGACGCGTCTTGGCGATGGCTGTGGCGAGAGTGGGCGGGTGTACGGCACGCTGCCCGCGACGTTCGATCATGCGGCGATTGTCGAGCGGGCGTTTCCGGGGTGA
- a CDS encoding coniferyl aldehyde dehydrogenase produces MKHDLPGIAALESLLRDQRHAYLRAPYPSWDTRATHLRALRKLMLDNRDALAAAMHADFGNRAKQEVLLAEFLLVKEEIDAALRHGKRWMKPQRRRTNKWLLPARAKVVPQPLGVVGIIVPWNYPVLLAVGPLVSALTAGNRAIIKMSELTPRTSALFELLIGQTFARNHIAVVNGDAALAAAFSAQPFDHLLFTGSTKVGHEVMRAAAEHLTPVTLELGGKSPALIGAHARFDNAVDNLIAGKTLNAGQTCIAPDYVLVPRGKEQAFIERARSRMAKMYPEFARNPDYTSIISARHFERLERLADEARAAGAQLHALTDAQPDAESRRFPLIAVTGAPDECALMQEEIFGPLLPLVPYDTLDDAIAWINARPRPLALYLYADDTRTIERVTHETIAGGMAINETLMHLACESLPFGGVGASGMGAYHGYEGFVTFSKMKPVLRQARLNARGLIAPPYGKRVNALLKLMMKF; encoded by the coding sequence ATGAAGCACGATCTGCCGGGGATCGCCGCGCTCGAATCGCTGCTGCGCGACCAACGTCATGCGTATCTGCGCGCGCCGTATCCGTCGTGGGACACGCGCGCGACACACCTGCGAGCGCTGCGCAAGCTGATGCTCGACAATCGCGACGCGCTCGCCGCGGCGATGCACGCCGACTTCGGCAACCGCGCGAAACAGGAAGTGCTGCTCGCCGAATTCCTGCTCGTGAAGGAAGAGATCGACGCCGCGCTGCGCCACGGCAAACGCTGGATGAAACCGCAGCGCCGCCGCACCAATAAATGGCTGCTGCCCGCGCGCGCGAAAGTCGTGCCGCAGCCGCTCGGGGTGGTCGGCATCATCGTGCCGTGGAATTATCCGGTGCTGCTGGCGGTTGGCCCGCTCGTCAGCGCGCTGACGGCCGGCAACCGCGCGATCATCAAGATGTCCGAGCTGACGCCGCGCACGTCCGCGCTATTCGAGCTGCTGATCGGCCAGACCTTTGCGCGCAATCACATCGCGGTCGTCAACGGCGACGCCGCGCTCGCCGCCGCGTTCAGCGCGCAGCCGTTCGACCATCTGCTGTTCACCGGCTCGACGAAAGTCGGTCACGAGGTGATGCGCGCGGCAGCCGAACATCTGACGCCAGTCACGCTCGAACTCGGCGGCAAATCGCCGGCGCTGATCGGTGCGCATGCGCGCTTCGACAACGCGGTCGACAACCTGATCGCCGGCAAGACGCTCAACGCCGGACAGACCTGTATCGCGCCCGACTACGTGCTGGTACCGCGCGGCAAGGAGCAGGCATTCATCGAGCGGGCGCGTTCGCGGATGGCGAAGATGTATCCCGAGTTCGCACGGAATCCGGATTACACGTCGATCATTTCGGCGCGTCACTTCGAGCGGCTCGAACGCCTCGCCGACGAAGCGCGGGCCGCCGGCGCGCAACTACACGCGCTGACCGATGCGCAGCCGGACGCTGAGAGCCGGCGTTTTCCGCTGATCGCCGTGACCGGCGCGCCGGACGAATGCGCGCTAATGCAGGAGGAGATTTTCGGGCCGCTGCTGCCGCTGGTGCCGTACGACACGCTCGACGACGCGATCGCGTGGATCAACGCGAGGCCGCGGCCGCTCGCGTTGTACCTGTACGCCGACGATACCCGGACGATCGAGCGTGTTACGCACGAGACGATCGCCGGCGGCATGGCGATCAACGAAACGCTGATGCATCTCGCGTGCGAGAGTTTGCCGTTCGGCGGCGTCGGCGCGAGCGGGATGGGCGCGTATCACGGATACGAGGGATTCGTGACGTTTTCGAAGATGAAGCCGGTGTTGCGGCAGGCGCGGCTGAATGCGCGCGGATTGATCGCGCCGCCGTATGGAAAACGGGTCAATGCGCTGTTGAAATTAATGATGAAGTTTTGA
- a CDS encoding pyridoxamine 5'-phosphate oxidase family protein, translating into MSYGFLDIAVTPSVRAMQASMGVEDLWQDFNGHREFDRFTRSEAAFIARRDSFYLATVSETGWPYVQHRGGPTGFLKLIDDRTLAFADYRGNLQYISAGNLAANDRVCLFLMDYPRRGRLKIYAHAEMLALDADPALTELVSEPTYKANPERIFRLHLENFDWNCSQHITRRFSEQQVNEAVRPLQERLAELESENAELRARLAAG; encoded by the coding sequence ATGTCGTACGGTTTTCTGGATATCGCCGTGACACCCAGTGTGCGAGCCATGCAGGCCAGCATGGGTGTCGAAGATCTATGGCAGGACTTCAACGGACATCGCGAATTCGATCGATTCACCCGCAGCGAAGCGGCCTTCATCGCTCGGCGTGACAGTTTCTATCTCGCGACGGTTTCGGAAACCGGTTGGCCTTACGTGCAGCATCGGGGCGGCCCGACCGGCTTTCTTAAACTGATCGACGACCGCACGCTGGCTTTTGCCGACTATCGCGGCAACCTGCAATACATCAGTGCCGGCAATCTCGCGGCCAACGATCGGGTTTGTCTATTCCTGATGGACTATCCCCGCCGCGGCCGGCTCAAGATTTATGCGCATGCGGAAATGCTGGCGCTCGACGCCGACCCGGCGTTGACGGAGCTGGTCTCCGAGCCGACCTACAAAGCCAATCCGGAGCGGATCTTTCGGCTGCATCTCGAGAACTTCGACTGGAATTGCTCACAGCACATCACACGGCGCTTTTCCGAGCAGCAGGTGAACGAGGCAGTTCGCCCGCTGCAGGAACGCCTGGCCGAGCTGGAAAGTGAAAATGCGGAGTTACGCGCGCGCCTGGCTGCTGGCTGA
- the fliE gene encoding flagellar hook-basal body complex protein FliE has translation MTMPVNALSSALQQMQAMAAQAAGDASPLEQQSGAATPTSFAAAMKASLDKISDDQQKAVGESQAFELGSPNVSLNDVMVDMQKANVGFQFGLQVRNKLVAAYNEIAQMSI, from the coding sequence ATGACGATGCCCGTGAACGCGCTTTCGTCGGCGTTGCAGCAGATGCAGGCCATGGCGGCGCAGGCGGCCGGCGATGCGAGCCCGCTGGAGCAGCAATCCGGCGCGGCCACCCCGACGAGTTTCGCGGCGGCGATGAAAGCCTCGCTCGACAAGATCAGCGACGACCAGCAGAAAGCGGTCGGTGAATCGCAGGCGTTCGAACTCGGGTCGCCGAACGTGTCGCTGAACGACGTGATGGTCGACATGCAGAAGGCCAACGTCGGCTTCCAGTTCGGTCTGCAAGTACGCAACAAGCTTGTCGCCGCCTACAACGAAATCGCGCAGATGTCGATCTGA